DNA from Ziziphus jujuba cultivar Dongzao chromosome 2, ASM3175591v1:
AAAATgaactaaatataattttagttgttatcagagtttttatttatttgttttctcattaacatctaatattttaattttgacttaaatctaatttgatatttgatattgaaattttttttatacgtATTTAGTTAAATCTAATCTTCATAATATCATTCCACCTAATAATTAGTctaatatcatataaaaaaaattatattttgaattgttatatataatatgctatTACCTATTGTAtgagaaataaatattacatataacaTAAAGCCATGAAAGCGCCTCTTCCCCCTCGCCCTCgggcaccaccaccaccacacttcctcctcctccttttcTGATTAtctgattaaattatttttaataagttaaatattaaaatattggactaaatataaatatctcaactctatatgtaaatattaaaatatatatacctcaattaacaaatttttttttttaaattacaaattatcccAAATCTTATCTCTATTATTTGAATCCACGTTCTTATAGCATAAATAAAGATGCAATTCACTAAACCATTTCTTTATCATCTCAAGGTAACAAATTGGGAATAAGCAAAATGCTTAAATCATATGCCAATTTACGGTCTGGGAATAAGAAGACGATCGAGGAAATGTCTTGGGCTGGACAATAATATTGGGCTCATACTCTGATCCTTGGGCTAAATGATTTGGGCTCCATTTCTGATCCGAAGATATGGCCTAACTGACCCAATACCTTGTCCATATTTCACGTTTTTCCAGTAACTGTTGGTAGAAAGAGAAGCAAAGATCGCGTTAACGGTCTGAACGGTATAAGACATGAAGAGATGTTGTTTCAGTTTCAGTTGCTTCATTCGGAGCTCTCAAAGGTTTATCAATCTTTATCAATAACCCAGCAATTGCATGGTTTGATTGCCAAGACCCATCTCTCACTTGACCCATTTTATGCCACTAGAATTCTAAGATTTTATGCTATCAATGGGGATCTTTATGCTGCCCGTAACCTGTTCGATACAAGTCCTAACCCAAGTGTCTACCTCTGGAATTCTGTAATTCGAGCTCACGCTCAAGTTCACAAGTTTGGTGATGCATTTTCTCTGTTTCGAAAGATGTTAAGGACTGAAACCAAACCTGATAACTTCATTTATGCTTGTATAATACGTGCTTGCTCTGAGAGACTTGATTTAGATGGTCTGAAACTTTCCCATGGAGCAGTAATGCTTTCTGGATTAGGATTGGACTCTATTTGTAGCAGTGCACTTGTGACTGCTTATTCAAAATTGGCCCTTGTTGATGAAGCCAGTAGGGTGTTCAATGGGACACCCAAACCGGATTTGGTTATGTGGAATTCTATGATTTCTGCTTATGGGAATTGTGGATTTTGTTATAAAGGACTGGAACTCTTTAGCAAGATGCAAAGCATGGGGGCAAAGCCAGATGGATATACTCTTGTTGGTTTGCTTTCTGGTTTAGCAGAGTCTTGCCTGTTGAATATTGGACAAGGATTACATGGTTATTGTTTGAAAAGTAATCTCGATTCTAATGCTCATGTTCGTAGTGTACTCGTGAGCATGTACTCAAGATGTGAGTCCATGAATTCTGCTTATGAAGTTTTTTATGGTTTAATCCAGCCTGATTTAGTTACATGGTCAGCTTTGATAACTGGATATTCACAGTCTGGAGACTATGAAAGCACATTTTCCTTCTTCAAGAAATTCAGTTTGGAAGGTAAGAAGGCCGATTCTGTTTTGATTGCCAGTTTGTTGGTTGCTGCTGCTCAGATGGCAAATGTAGGGCCTGGTaaggaaattcatgcatattgtCTTCGACATGGACTAGAGTCAGATGTCATGGTTTGCTCTGCTCTGATAGACATGTATATGAAGTGTGGTTTTGTGGGCTTGGGGAATTCTGTTTTTTCCATTATGCCTAAAAGGAATATTGTTTCATACAATTCATTGATTTTAGGTTTTGGGTTGCATGGACTTGCCTTTCAGGCCTTTAAAAAGTTTGAGGAGATACTAGAGACTGGATTATTACCTGATGATTCTACTTTCTCTGCTCTTCTATGCACATGCAGTCATGCTGGCCTTGTCAAAGATGGAAGGAGTATTTTCAAAAGAATGACTGATGAGTTTTGCATCCAACCTAGAGCTGAACATTATGTTCACATGGTAAAACTTCTTGGAATGGATGGAAAATTAGAAGAGGCTTACAGTCTTGTTCTATCCTTGCCAGAACCAGTGGATTCTGGCATTTGGGGAGCCCTTTTATCATGCTGTGATGCCTGTGGAAATCCTAAGATGGCAGAAAGTGTAGCACAAAGACTCATAGGAAATAATCCTGAGAGTTGTTCTTATAGAGTCATGCTTTCTAACATATATGCTGGTTACGGGAAGTGGGATGATGTGGGGAAGTTAAGAGATGATCTAACAGGTGGTAAACTCAGGAAGATGCCTGGGCTAAGCTGGATTGAAGGCATTAATACCCTCTAGATCAAATTTTCTTCGTATCAGGTCTTGGATACATTCATTGACAACCTATCTGGTCAGCAAAGAAGACATTTGAGAGGCAAATAACCGGAAAGAATCTTGCTTTTGGGGCCATAAATGGCTTCGGTATATTTTTCTCATCATACCTACTGGTTCTATGTGCAATTCTTTGGTGATTCATTGTGAAAGAAAGGTCAGGTAGCTTCTGATCTTTTGGTAGTGAACTCTAATATATAGAGCAGATACATTTGTGATATAGGATTGCAGGTTATACAATTTGTCAATGCTTACCTGTAACCATAGATTTTAATACATGTAACCATAGAACCTAATTTAATAAGTTTTCTAAGGTCTCACACggctaaaatatatttgttatggtGCTTAGTCATATGTTGGCTTCAACCAAGATatagtaattaaaaataattaaaaaactaaaagaaaggATGATACATATCATTATGAATCCTTAAAACAACTTGAATATGATTTATCTTGAAGTTATGTTTACAATTTACAATAgagagaaatttatttaaaatagctTATGTGATTTTTCCAATGTGTCTGCAATATGTGCGAATGAGTAATTTCGTTACCTTTTTCTTCATGCTTCACCTTCTGCCTCTCCCCTTCCTATCTGGACCCCACACCTTGTATAATTTAATGTCACTCTTTGTCTCAGTGTAGACATAGTAATAAAGGAAACCTGCGGAATGTGTCTAATCTTGTAATTTTCATGTCCGCCACCAGGTTTCAACCGTTCTGCATGATCATCCAACAAGGGCAGCATACGCAACTCCCTCAGCGTTGTGACAAACTGCAAACCTTCAGGTAGCATCCTCAGCTGTAGACAGttatgcaagttaaggtatttcAAGCTAGGTAGTGCTCCCTCTTCAAGATCTGTCCACTCCTCCAGGACATGAGAAGCAATGCTAAGAACCTCAAGCTTGGGAAACCCACCAGCATTACAAAACTCTTTCCCCATTTGTTTTGCATCATAAGCGTGCCATAGGGTTAAAGTTTTCAAGTTTGGTAGGAGTTGAAGTACCAATGCTGGGTTCTCGGACAGATGAGAGAAACCTAATCTTAAGTTCGTCAACTTTTCCAATGAGCCAAACCAACTAGGTATCTTTTCTAGAAGTCCTTCCAGCCGAAGCTTTCTCAGAAATGATGGTGGTGAGAATGGCTCCAAAAGTACAAGTTTTGCCTGGTTGTGGGTATGTTTTGCTGCTAGAGATAAGCTCAAAAGGCCCTGCATATTCGCCATAGAGGAAAGTAGATCACTTATACAGTCTTCTGCCACATCCACTACTCCAAGCCTTCTGAGTTGTGTTAGTTTACCTAATTCTTTGGCAATGCCACCACTGACATTTATACCAGTGAGGGTTAGGAGGTTTGTGAGTCTTCCTATACCTTTGGGCAGCATCACTCCACAAAAACCTGTGCTCTTGAACATTTTCAGGTGCCTCAGTTTCACAAGATTTAGCACCTCTTTCGGCAATGCTTCTATCCTTCCACACCATCTGATATCCAAAGTTTGAAGGGCTATTAAATTGCCAACTCCTGCTGGAAGCTCAGTTACTTCAGTGTGTTTCAAGCCAAGATATCTCAGGTGTATCATGTCTTGCACTTCATCGGGTAGGCTTTCCATTTTGGTATTTTCTAGATCTAACACTCTTAAGAATTTTGTACCACTAAGTTTTAACCAACAATCTTTTTCTTCGTAAGGTTTTTGATTACCAATCAGGAACAAAGATTGCAGTGGGAGGTTGTCAATCTCTGGCAGGTCTGAATTAGTTACAACACGACGGGCCAGCTGAGGATTACTGGACTCTGAATTGAGAGATGAAGTTCTGAAATTTCCTTCCTCTATTCTGTGAAGACAGAATTCTCGGTAAGGAGAGGGGACTTGTAATTTAGTCCCAGCACCTGCTTGTTTATTCGCAATATGCAGCATTCTTTGGTCGACCAATTCATATATGTTTTCTTCTGCTATATCCTCCATTACCTTACCTGCTTTTTTATTGATCAGATCTTCAGCTACTAATAGCCGAATAAGTTTCCCTTTTGCAATCCAGTAACTCTCAGGGAATATGCAACAGTAGAGTAGGCAATTCTGAAGTTCatcaggaagatttaaaaaattggattcaaatgaaacagaagaagaagaagaagctgatAACTGACCTTCATTCAACCCTTGGGAATTCGTTTCTTCCATCTTGCCTTGAACAGCAGTTGAACTAATGGCTTGTGTCATTCTATGGATGGTTTCAGCAAGGCAAGATTCGATTGTCAGTATTTCATCTCCGAAGGAATTACTCAAAGTTATCCTATCCGACCCTTGCTGCTTATTTATCTGTATGATGAACTCTTCTATGCGATTTCCACATCATCAATGAAATCTCTCAGTTCATGTTCCCAAGTACTAATGCCACCATCCTCCTCTGTACTGCTACCATCATCAGAGGACCCTGCTAACTCCCTAAGTTTGTTAACTACCCTTTCTATTTGATCTTCAAGTCCAGCAAAGGCTTCCTTTTCTTTGAGTAACAGATAATCTAATCTCTGCAGAAATGATTTTACTGACTTCTCAGTGATATCTTTCGGTTCATCAGAAAACTGAGTTTTCTCTTGATTGGAATATATTTGGGAGCTTCTATTAATATGGTGTTTTATGTTAGAAGTTTTCAAAGAATAGTTTTCCACCTTGTTTGTTTCTTCCCAGCCTATAGTTAAATAATTTCTTAATGATAAACAAATATCAATTTGTTTAATCTGTTGAAAAAGAGACAAAGTTAGGCATGTTGTGATTGCCTACACAAAATAATATCTGAGGCCTGCAGGCTCCTGATTTGGGAGCTTCTATTAATATAGTGTTTTATGTTAGAAGTTTTCAAAGTATAGTTTTCCACCTTGTTTGTTTCTTCCCAgcctatatttaaataatttcttacTGATAAACAAATATCAATTTGTTTTCTGTTGAAAAAGAGACAAAGTTAGGCATGTTGTGATTGCCTACACAAAATAATATCTGAGGACTGCGGGCTCCTGATTTGTACCAATTACtctttccaaaataatatttataaacatcTATGACTTAGTGCCTCGCAGTTGATGATGTTTCCAAGGAAAACATGCTTTTGACCTTGCTCTAGATGATTATTTCAATAACTACTTACcgcaaacaataataaatagagTAACTAAAGCATCTTCAAAATCCCAACTTTGATATCCAAAATCAAATGGTTTTTCTCACCCATGTTTGTTGTAAAAGAAAATTCTatagaataataaaaagatCGTATAGCAGTATAGTCTGATttgcaacttttttatttattttattttttatttttgggctgAATGTCTGATTTGCAACTATTATTTGAGATATTTGAACTTTGCATGAATAGCTTAAAAGTTGAAACCCACAACGAGACACAGAAAACCCAATTGAAAGTACAAGTGGACTAATTGGCGGGAACCCAATTTTTCCATGAAACCTTAACCATTCTTTTTATGGAGCTTTCCTACAATTATCCCTTCAACCTTTTCCCACATCCAGACTCAGATATTTTGTTGCAGACTAATTCTTGGGCCTATCTACCAAACAATAGATTACTGAGGGCTTCCaaaacagaagaagaattttattttggcttt
Protein-coding regions in this window:
- the LOC107418269 gene encoding disease resistance protein RPM1; translation: MKNCLLYCCIFPESYWIAKGKLIRLLVAEDLINKKAGKVMEDIAEENIYELVDQRMLHIANKQAGAGTKLQVPSPYREFCLHRIEEGNFRTSSLNSESSNPQLARRVVTNSDLPEIDNLPLQSLFLIGNQKPYEEKDCWLKLSGTKFLRVLDLENTKMESLPDEVQDMIHLRYLGLKHTEVTELPAGVGNLIALQTLDIRWCGRIEALPKEVLNLVKLRHLKMFKSTGFCGVMLPKGIGRLTNLLTLTGINVSGGIAKELGKLTQLRRLGVVDVAEDCISDLLSSMANMQGLLSLSLAAKHTHNQAKLVLLEPFSPPSFLRKLRLEGLLEKIPSWFGSLEKLTNLRLGFSHLSENPALVLQLLPNLKTLTLWHAYDAKQMGKEFCNAGGFPKLEVLSIASHVLEEWTDLEEGALPSLKYLNLHNCLQLRMLPEGLQFVTTLRELRMLPLLDDHAERLKPGGGHENYKIRHIPQVSFITMSTLRQRVTLNYTRCGVQIGRGEAEGEA
- the LOC107418266 gene encoding putative pentatricopeptide repeat-containing protein At1g64310, which encodes MLFQFQLLHSELSKVYQSLSITQQLHGLIAKTHLSLDPFYATRILRFYAINGDLYAARNLFDTSPNPSVYLWNSVIRAHAQVHKFGDAFSLFRKMLRTETKPDNFIYACIIRACSERLDLDGLKLSHGAVMLSGLGLDSICSSALVTAYSKLALVDEASRVFNGTPKPDLVMWNSMISAYGNCGFCYKGLELFSKMQSMGAKPDGYTLVGLLSGLAESCLLNIGQGLHGYCLKSNLDSNAHVRSVLVSMYSRCESMNSAYEVFYGLIQPDLVTWSALITGYSQSGDYESTFSFFKKFSLEGKKADSVLIASLLVAAAQMANVGPGKEIHAYCLRHGLESDVMVCSALIDMYMKCGFVGLGNSVFSIMPKRNIVSYNSLILGFGLHGLAFQAFKKFEEILETGLLPDDSTFSALLCTCSHAGLVKDGRSIFKRMTDEFCIQPRAEHYVHMVKLLGMDGKLEEAYSLVLSLPEPVDSGIWGALLSCCDACGNPKMAESVAQRLIGNNPESCSYRVMLSNIYAGYGKWDDVGKLRDDLTGGKLRKMPGLSWIEGINTL